In Streptococcus parauberis NCFD 2020, the sequence GCAAGCACTCGCGTGATTATCTGGAAAAGGGCATTACCTATATTGAGTTTCGTAATTTCGACATCAACCCCTTTGACCGTCTAGGAATCTCTCAAGAGACTCTAGATAGCTTCCATCTCTTTATCCTCAGCCTCCTTTGGATGGACGATGTGCTTGATTTTGATGGAGAAATTGCTAGCGCCCGTCAACTTAATGAGGACATTGCCCTTGCATCTCCTCTTGACCCATTGCCAAACCCGGCTGACGCAATAGCTATTCTCCAAGAGATGACAGACATGATTGAACATTTCCAATTAGGGGACTATGCTAAGCAGTTAGTTGAGCACCTGTCTGAGGCTGTAAATCAGCCAGTACGCACAATAGGTGGACAGCTCGCATCACATATTCAAGAGGGTTCTTTAGAAGCATTTGGATTAGACCAAGCTAGACACTTCACAGAAGAGTTAAACCAAGCTCCTTATGCTTTAAAAGGTTATGAAACCATGGAATTGTCAACTCAGATGCTAATGTTTGATGCCATTCAAAAAGGAATCAATTTAGAAATTCTGGATGAAAATGACCAATTTCTGAAGCTTTGGCACAATGATCATTTTGAGTATGTCAAAAATGGTAATATGACCTCCAAAGATAATTATATTGTTCCATTAGCCATGGCTAATAAGACAGTAACCAAGAAAATTTTGGATCAGGCTGGTTATCCAACACCAAAGGGAAGAGAATTTGCCACTAAGGATGAGGCTCTTCGTTATTATCAATTAATTGCTGACAAATCGATTGTGGTCAAACCAAAATCAACTAATTTTGGACTTGGCATTTCCATCTTCCAAAAACCGGCTAGCCTTTCAGATTATGAAAAAGCATTGGACATTGCTTTTTCTGAAGATACCGATGTCTTAGTTGAAGAGTTCATTTCTGGAACAGAATACCGCTTCTTCATCTTAGATGGCAAATGCGAGGCTGTACTGCTTCGCATAGCGGCTAATGTAGTTGGCGATGGTAAGCATACTATAAAAGAATTAATTGAAATCAAGAACCAAAATCCTCTTCGAGGATTAGACCATCGTTCTCCTTTAGAAAAAATTCAACTGGGCAAAATTGAAAAACTAATGCTTGCTCAAGAAGGACTAGATGAAAACAGTGTTCTAGAGAAAGATCGCAAGGTCGAATTAAGACGGAATTCCAACATTTCAACTGGTGGAGATTCTATTGATTTAACAGAGGAAATGGACCCGTCATATAAAGAGTTAGCAGCACAAATGGCTAAAGCTATTGGGGCGTGGGTCTGTGGCGTTGATCTGATTATTCCAGATATCAGTAAACAAGCTAGTCTAGTAGAACCAAACTGTTCTTGTATTGAATTAAATTTCAATCCTTCAATGTACATGCACACATACTGTCATGGTGGACCTGGACAAGCTATTACTCCTAAAATCTTAGCAAAACTATTTCCAGAAGTGCCCATTTTATAGAAGACAAAAAAGAGTTGAACCATCTAGGTTCAACTCTTTTGATTAAGCAAGACTAAATGTATAAGGGGGAATGGACGACTTGCTTAAGCTTCTTTACGTTTACGATTGAGAGCCAAACCACCAGCTCCAATAATAATAGCCATTGCAGAGGCTGTAAAGAAAGGATTTGCCATCACATCACCAGTTGAAGGCAAATGGTTTTTAGCATCTGTAGACGCTTTGTGACTGTCAGTCATCGGTGAAGCAGCCATCGCTTTGCCTAAACCTTGGTTCTGTGGGTGAGCAATGTTCATCTTAGCTAATTGGTCAGCCAATTCTTTTTGAAGGCGTGCAATTTCAGCTTGGAAGTCGGCAATTTCTCTGTCACTATGATTTTTATTAGTATCAAAGTCTTTTTGTAGATCTTCCATTTCTTTAAGTAATTTATCATTTGCTAAGTCTTTATCAGCTAGTAAGGCTTTTAAACGATCCATTTCTGCTTCAAGTTCCGCTTTGTCAGCTTCCAAGTCTATCGCTTTTTTCTCTAAATCAGCTTTTTCTTTTTCTAAATCTTTTACCTTAGTTCCAAGCTCAGCAACTTCTTGTTCTAAATTAGCACGTTGCTCTTTCACCTGGTTTAATTCTGATTGAGTCGCTTCTAAGTCAGATTCCAGTTCTTTAATCTTATCTGCTTGAGCTTTAACTTGTGCGTCTGATTTTTCTTTTTGCCCTTTAAGGTCTTTAAAGGCAACCCCACCATCAGCAACTTCTTGTTCTAATTGAGTAATCTTTTGATTAGCAGCTTCATTAGCTTCTTTTAAACTTGCCAATTGACTTTCTAGGTCTGAAACTTTAGTCAAAGCAGTTTCTAATTGTCCGTCAATAGCATCTTTTTCTGCAAGAGCTGCTTGATAGTCCTGGGCTTTTTTGTCAAATTCTTCTTTAGCTTGTTGTAGGGCATTTGATAATACAGTGACGTTATTATTCAGTTTTTGTGCTTCAGCAGCTTTCAAATCAAATTCTTCTTTAGCTTGATTTAAAGCATTACTTAAAACAATAACACGATTGTTAGCAACTTCACCCTCTTTAGCTTTTTGATCAAACTCTTGCTTAGCTTGTTCTAAGGCATGGGTCATGACCTTAGCTTCGTTTTTGTATTTATCAGCTTCTTTTTGAATTGACTCTCGTTGAATAAATAGATTTGCAGCATCTTTAACTACATGTCGGTATCTGTTCTTTTCCTTAGCAAGTCGTTCATTTAACTTTACTTCTTTATCTTCTAATTCTTTAATTTTTAAATCTCGTTTAACAATTTCTCTGTTTTTATCAGCAATGATATTATTAGTGGTTTTTAACTGCTTTTCTTGATCATAAAATTTTTCAAGAACATTTGCTTTTTCTTTTTCAATTTCCTTAGAGTACTTTCTTGAATTTTCAAAAAGACTTTTATACATATCTTTTTGTTTTCTGAAATCTTTTATCCTTTCGATTGCTACTTCATTCGCTACCCCTTTAAAAATTGGTGCATTTTCTGGAGAAACAATGTTCAAATTACTTTTACCATTCAGCTTTAAATAGTATTCAAGTAGATTATCAGATGCATCATTTACAATTTTTTTTACAATATCTCTTCGAATTCTTTTATCTGGTCCAGTTCTTCGAAAGGTATTATATGCTGATAGGCTATCCAATTTAGATTTTGCTTCTACATCACTTGAAAGTACTCCAAGACTTTGCATGGCGGTACCTGCTAATACTGTAGCAGTGACCGCTTTTCTAAGTGCGTGTTTGCGGGCTTTAATTTTTTTAGCCATTTGTTTCTTTCTCCTTTTTACTTCTTAAGTATCGCTTTATGCTGTAGACAAAATGCATTATCTATCTACCTGTTCACTAAAGCTCTTAATAAATTATATATGAGTTTTTAATTAGAATAAAGTTCATATTTTTTATTTAATTTATAATTTTTGGTTGTGTCAGTTTTCTATAATAAATAGGAAAAAAGATTTAAAACCGCTTATTACTTACATTAATTGGCATGTGTTACTCAAAACTATTCTAATAAAACAATTAATTTTTTATTATAAAATCATTGACAACTATCTCATTTTGAGATATCTTGAACAAGCAAGCTTTTATGGTACCGTTTCAAAGCCTTATCCATAAGGGATTGTAATACATTTAATAAGGAGTAGTTATGCCATTTCATAAGGATATCTTTACCAATCAGCAAGTGCGTGAATTGAAATTGATCACCCTCTTGCAAGAACATAAGTCATTATTAGATTATAGAAAGGTTTGTCACTATTTAGATTGCTCCTTTCTGACCCTGCAGACTGAAATTTCCACCTTGAAAACATTTCCTGAGATAGAAGATATGTCTTACCAGCCCTCCCACCTAGCCATTACCTATAAAGAACAATACGGAACCCAAAAGTTTTACCAGACAATCCTTAAAGATTCTCCCTCTTTAAATCTCTTGAAGCTCATCTTTTTTTCCGAATGCGAAACGATGGAGGAACTAGCAGATAAACTCTTCATTAGTCTGTCTACTCTAAAACGTTTATTAAAAAAGACCAACAGTTATCTGACAACTCGTTATCACTTTAAAGTAGACTTGAAAAAATTAGTCTTTATTGGTGAGGAGAAAGCTATTCGTCTCTTTTTTCTTAAGTATTTTTCAGAAATTAATAGTATTGACGATTGGCCGTTTACTCCCTACATTCCCAAAGATTTAATTGAAGATTTGGTTTCCTTTGTGGCAGAGAAACAAAAGTGGCAAATGGATTTTTCACAGTATCAGCACCTGCTGATTTATGCTACTGTTAACTTGATTCGTTACTTGGATGGTTATCAAAAGGGGAACCTCTCTTGCCTCAACCATAATTTGTCAAAGCAACTAGCTCAATCTCCAAAAAATCACTTTCTGTGCCAGCGATTCCACGAAAACTTCAAAAAACCTTTAGACGATCAGACCTTTACAGACCTTTTTTCCTCTTTCTTGTCAGAGGAATTGCTGTGCAACCCAAAGCAAGTTTCCTTGTCTGAAAATAAGTTTTTACATTTCAAAACTTGGCGTCACCTCTTGCTTTGCTTAGAAGGCGAAATTCATCTTCCTATCACCAACAAAGATGAGATTATCATGCGCTGTCATAATGCACTGGAACTCGGAAATGAGGACTTTTATCTTAATTTCTTGGTTTACGACTATCGTAAAGAATTCTTAGATTACTTTAGTCAAGATTATCCTCATTTTATGCAAGAAGTCCAAAAGCATGCTAATTTGATGATCCGCGAATATCCTAGTGAGATTATTGATTATACTGTTGACCATTTAACTTATCTTTTACTGATGACTTGGGAAAATCTGTTCCTCCATTTAAGTCAGCATATTGAGAAACAGAAGTTGATGGTCGTTGAACGCGGGAAAGGGAGCCTTGGTCATTTTCTTCAAGTCTATTTGGGACAATTTTTTGAAATTTCGATTTTCACAGATTATAACTTAGCCCACTTAAATACCGATGACTGTGATCTAATCATCACCGACACACTTTTAAGTGAAATGGAAGGCGTGACCGTTCTTTACTTTAATAAATTGGTTCCTGCAGAAGTCTTGTGTCGTTTAAATGACTATTTACGAAAACAATTAAAATTGCAATTTCAATCTAAATATGAAAGAAGTCAGTTATCTCATAAGTCATAAAATTGTCTTTATGCTATAATATTAGCTATGGATAAACTAATTAAATCAATAGCCAAATCAGGCTCGTTTAGAGCCTTTGTTCTTGACAGCACTGAGACAGTCAGAACTGCTCAAAAAAAACATGAAACTCTTTCTTCATCTACTGTTGCTTTAGGACGCACTTTAATTGCCAATCAAATCTTAGCAGCTAATCAAAAAGGGGATAGTAAAATTACGGTCAAAGTCATTGGTGACTCTTCATTTGGCCACATTATCTCTGTTGCTGATACCAAAGGCCATGTTAAGGGCTACATCCAAAACAGAGGCGTTGACATTAAAAAGACTGCTACTGGAGAAGTTCTAGTCGGACCTTTTATGGGTAATGGCCATTTTGTATCAATCATTGATTACGGAACAGGTAACCCATATACGTCGACGACCCCTTTAATTTCTGGTGAAATCGGTGAAGACTTCGCCTACTATTTAACTGAATCTGAACAAACACCATCTGCTGTCGGCTTAAACGTTCTTTTAGACGAGAATGATCAGGTCAAAGTTGCTGGTGGCTTCATGCTCCAAGTTTTACCTGGTACATCGGACGAAGAAATTGCCCGTTATGAAAAGCGTCTTCAAGAAATGCCCGCCATTTCTACTCTCTTAGAATCAGATGACCATATTGAAGCTCTCTTATCAGCTATCTATGGAGAAGATGAATACAAATGTTTATCAGAAGAGCCTCTCAGCTTTACCTGTGATTGTTCTAAGAAACGGTTTGAGTCTGCACTAATCTCTTTACCGACCAGTGATTTAAAAGCCATGATCGATGAAGATCATGGTGCCGAAATCGTCTGCCAATTTTGTCAGACTGTCTACACATTTGATGAAACAAATTTGGAAGGAATCATCAATGACAAAGCTTAATTCTTCCTTTATGATTGGGAATGTTGAGATACCTCATCGTACAGTGCTAGCACCGATGGCTGGTGTGACTAACTCAGCATTTCGGACAATCGCCAAAGAATTTGGAGCTGGTTTAGTTGTCATGGAAATGATTTCGGAAAAGGGACTACTTTATAATAACGAAAAGACCCTGCACATGCTTCATATTGACGAGACTGAGCATCCAATGTCGATTCAACTCTTTGGAGGTGATATTGAAGGCTTAAAACGAGCCGCTGATTTTATTCAGACCAATACAAAAGCAGACATCGTTGATATAAATATGGGTTGCCCGGTCAACAAAGTGGTTAAAAATGAGGCTGGCGCCAAATGGCTCCGCGACCCAGAGAAAATCTACCAGATTATAAAAGAAGTCACAGCTGTCCTTGATATACCATTAACCGTCAAAATGCGGACCGGCTGGAACGACAGCTCTCTTGCTGTTGAGAATGCATTAGCTGCTGAATCAGCAGGTGTCGCTGCGCTAGCCATGCATGGCCGGACCCGGAAACAAATGTATACGGGCACCTGTGATCATGAGACACTAGCACGCGTTTCAAAAGCCATCACTACAATTCCATTTATTGGCAACGGTGATGTTCGCAATGTCCAAGATGCCAAATTTATGATTGAAGAAATTGGTGTCGATGCCGTGATGATTGGGCGCGCAGCTATGAGCAACCCTTACCTTTTCACACAAATTAACCATTTCTTTGAAACGGGTCAAGAATTGCCAGATCTTCCATTTACCAAAAAATTAGATATTGCTGAAGATCATTTAACGCGGCTGGTTTCACTGAAAGGTGAAATGATTGCTGTTCGTGAATTTCGTGGTTTAGCACCGCACTACCTTCGCGGTACGGCAGGTGCTGCAAAGGTTCGTGGGGTAGTATCACGCGCCGAAACATTAAGTGAAGTTCAGGACATTTTTGCAACTGTCCGCTAAGATAAAGAAGGAGAATCATGTTGATAGTATTAGCTGGAACAATTGGTGCAGGAAAAAGTTCTCTTGCAGCCGCACTTGGTGAACACCTCGGAACTGAAGTCTTTTATGAGGCTGTGGATAATAATCCAGTTCTTGATTTATATTACGAAGACCCTAAGAAGTATGCTTTTTTACTTCAAATTTTCTTTTTAAACAAACGGTTTAAATCAATCAAGGAAGCTTACAAAGCAGATAACAATATACTAGATCGTTCTATATTTGAAGACGAGTTGTTTTTAACCCTCAACTATAAAAATGGCAATGTAACAGAAGCTGAATTAGAAATCTATAAAGAATTATTGGCAAATATGCTTGAAGAACTTGAAGGCATGCCAAAAAAACGTCCCGATCTCTTAATTTATATTGATGTTTCCTTTGAACGGATGCTAGAACGCATTGAAAAACGTGGCCGTAGCTTTGAGCAAGTGGATGATAATCCAAGTCTTGAACACTACTACCAACAAGTTCACGGTGAATATCCAGAATGGTATGAAAACTACGATGTATCACCAAAAATGAAAATCAATGGCGACGTTCTTGATTTTGTCCAAAACGAAGATGACCTCAAACGCGTCTTAGCAATGGTCGATGAAAAACTTAAAAAATTAGATTTACTATAATAAAAAACCCAGTATAGAAAATAGCTCTATACTGGGTTTTTTATCTTATCATTTTTCCTGTTTTAAACGATATGGTAGGTATTTAGCCTAAAACTAGGGCATCATCATTAAGTTCTTGACCACTTCTTTCTTGGAAAAGATTTAGCAGCTGTGGGACGGTGAGCTTTTGCTTTTCTTCCCCTGAAATATCTACAACAATTTTACCTTGATGGAGCATCACTAGTCTATTGCCATAGGCAATGGCATTCTCCATATTGTGTGTAATCATTAAGGCTGTTAATTGATGTGTCTGGACAATTTTATCAGTCAAGCGCATCACCATATCACTGGTTTTTGGGTCAAGGGCCGCTGT encodes:
- the gshAB gene encoding bifunctional glutamate--cysteine ligase GshA/glutathione synthetase GshB, translated to MVLDQLLQNVPATTNILEATFGLEREGLRIKESGQVAQTNHPKSLGSRTSHPYIQTDFSEAQLELITPISQTTKQALRRLNAITDVAHASMPTDEMIWPLSMPPYITEDDIQIAKLENQDEVDYREKLAQNYGKRLQSISGIHYNFELGKDLTKHLFELSASDNLTDFKNQLYMKIARQFLRYQWFATYLFGASPIAEKDFYQDAPQQTVRALRASHQFGYSNDDSVQISFSSLENYVKDMETAINSGALSLEKEFYSSVRLRGSKHSRDYLEKGITYIEFRNFDINPFDRLGISQETLDSFHLFILSLLWMDDVLDFDGEIASARQLNEDIALASPLDPLPNPADAIAILQEMTDMIEHFQLGDYAKQLVEHLSEAVNQPVRTIGGQLASHIQEGSLEAFGLDQARHFTEELNQAPYALKGYETMELSTQMLMFDAIQKGINLEILDENDQFLKLWHNDHFEYVKNGNMTSKDNYIVPLAMANKTVTKKILDQAGYPTPKGREFATKDEALRYYQLIADKSIVVKPKSTNFGLGISIFQKPASLSDYEKALDIAFSEDTDVLVEEFISGTEYRFFILDGKCEAVLLRIAANVVGDGKHTIKELIEIKNQNPLRGLDHRSPLEKIQLGKIEKLMLAQEGLDENSVLEKDRKVELRRNSNISTGGDSIDLTEEMDPSYKELAAQMAKAIGAWVCGVDLIIPDISKQASLVEPNCSCIELNFNPSMYMHTYCHGGPGQAITPKILAKLFPEVPIL
- a CDS encoding LPXTG cell wall anchor domain-containing protein, producing MAKKIKARKHALRKAVTATVLAGTAMQSLGVLSSDVEAKSKLDSLSAYNTFRRTGPDKRIRRDIVKKIVNDASDNLLEYYLKLNGKSNLNIVSPENAPIFKGVANEVAIERIKDFRKQKDMYKSLFENSRKYSKEIEKEKANVLEKFYDQEKQLKTTNNIIADKNREIVKRDLKIKELEDKEVKLNERLAKEKNRYRHVVKDAANLFIQRESIQKEADKYKNEAKVMTHALEQAKQEFDQKAKEGEVANNRVIVLSNALNQAKEEFDLKAAEAQKLNNNVTVLSNALQQAKEEFDKKAQDYQAALAEKDAIDGQLETALTKVSDLESQLASLKEANEAANQKITQLEQEVADGGVAFKDLKGQKEKSDAQVKAQADKIKELESDLEATQSELNQVKEQRANLEQEVAELGTKVKDLEKEKADLEKKAIDLEADKAELEAEMDRLKALLADKDLANDKLLKEMEDLQKDFDTNKNHSDREIADFQAEIARLQKELADQLAKMNIAHPQNQGLGKAMAASPMTDSHKASTDAKNHLPSTGDVMANPFFTASAMAIIIGAGGLALNRKRKEA
- a CDS encoding helix-turn-helix domain-containing protein is translated as MPFHKDIFTNQQVRELKLITLLQEHKSLLDYRKVCHYLDCSFLTLQTEISTLKTFPEIEDMSYQPSHLAITYKEQYGTQKFYQTILKDSPSLNLLKLIFFSECETMEELADKLFISLSTLKRLLKKTNSYLTTRYHFKVDLKKLVFIGEEKAIRLFFLKYFSEINSIDDWPFTPYIPKDLIEDLVSFVAEKQKWQMDFSQYQHLLIYATVNLIRYLDGYQKGNLSCLNHNLSKQLAQSPKNHFLCQRFHENFKKPLDDQTFTDLFSSFLSEELLCNPKQVSLSENKFLHFKTWRHLLLCLEGEIHLPITNKDEIIMRCHNALELGNEDFYLNFLVYDYRKEFLDYFSQDYPHFMQEVQKHANLMIREYPSEIIDYTVDHLTYLLLMTWENLFLHLSQHIEKQKLMVVERGKGSLGHFLQVYLGQFFEISIFTDYNLAHLNTDDCDLIITDTLLSEMEGVTVLYFNKLVPAEVLCRLNDYLRKQLKLQFQSKYERSQLSHKS
- the hslO gene encoding Hsp33 family molecular chaperone HslO encodes the protein MDKLIKSIAKSGSFRAFVLDSTETVRTAQKKHETLSSSTVALGRTLIANQILAANQKGDSKITVKVIGDSSFGHIISVADTKGHVKGYIQNRGVDIKKTATGEVLVGPFMGNGHFVSIIDYGTGNPYTSTTPLISGEIGEDFAYYLTESEQTPSAVGLNVLLDENDQVKVAGGFMLQVLPGTSDEEIARYEKRLQEMPAISTLLESDDHIEALLSAIYGEDEYKCLSEEPLSFTCDCSKKRFESALISLPTSDLKAMIDEDHGAEIVCQFCQTVYTFDETNLEGIINDKA
- a CDS encoding deoxynucleoside kinase; this encodes MLIVLAGTIGAGKSSLAAALGEHLGTEVFYEAVDNNPVLDLYYEDPKKYAFLLQIFFLNKRFKSIKEAYKADNNILDRSIFEDELFLTLNYKNGNVTEAELEIYKELLANMLEELEGMPKKRPDLLIYIDVSFERMLERIEKRGRSFEQVDDNPSLEHYYQQVHGEYPEWYENYDVSPKMKINGDVLDFVQNEDDLKRVLAMVDEKLKKLDLL
- the dusB gene encoding tRNA dihydrouridine synthase DusB yields the protein MTKLNSSFMIGNVEIPHRTVLAPMAGVTNSAFRTIAKEFGAGLVVMEMISEKGLLYNNEKTLHMLHIDETEHPMSIQLFGGDIEGLKRAADFIQTNTKADIVDINMGCPVNKVVKNEAGAKWLRDPEKIYQIIKEVTAVLDIPLTVKMRTGWNDSSLAVENALAAESAGVAALAMHGRTRKQMYTGTCDHETLARVSKAITTIPFIGNGDVRNVQDAKFMIEEIGVDAVMIGRAAMSNPYLFTQINHFFETGQELPDLPFTKKLDIAEDHLTRLVSLKGEMIAVREFRGLAPHYLRGTAGAAKVRGVVSRAETLSEVQDIFATVR